A single Elaeis guineensis isolate ETL-2024a chromosome 15, EG11, whole genome shotgun sequence DNA region contains:
- the LOC140854154 gene encoding uncharacterized protein isoform X1 has protein sequence MNTSQFMDKQILGLSGSQKGGGELLDLLKPQEEHPINGKKDEILPSYDFQPILTRGSSPPTASAHPLSKPFLGAVDSKMASSNLKNAGILEPYELAKASHEKEKSAYDAATVAEVDRTVKKYADNLLHALEGVSSRLTELESRAHQLESSVDGLKMMIGNNNGTTDGKLRQLENVLREAKLQFWYWVQKYTRTEKDIKERIQILILRREICW, from the exons ATGAACACGTCGCAGTTCATGGACAAACAGATCCTGGGGTTGTCAGGATCGCAGAAAGGCGGCGGCGAGCTCTTGGATCTGCTGAAGCCCCAAGAGGAGCACCCGATCAACGGCAAGAAGGACGAGATCCTTCCCAGCTACGACTTTCAGCCCATCCTAACCCGAGGATCCTCGCCGCCCACCGCCTCCGCCCACCCCCTCTCTAAGCCCTTCTTGGGCGCCGTCGACTCCAAGATGGCCTCCTCCAATCTCAAA AATGCAGGTATTTTAGAGCCATATGAATTGGCAAAAGCTAGTCATGAGAAAGAGAAGAGTGCATATGATGCAGCTACAGTTGCTGAGGTTGACCGTACAGTGAAGAAATATGCTGATAATCTCCTACATGCTTTGGAAGGTGTTAGTTCAAGGCTGACAGAGCTGGAGAGTCGGGCTCACCAACTTGAAAGCTCCGTAGATGGATTGAAGATGATGATTGGGAACAATAATGGGACCACTGATGGAAAATTGAGGCAATTGGAGAATGTTCTTAGAGAG GCAAAACTTCAGTTTTGGTACTGGGTACAGAAATATACAAGAACAGAGAAGGACATCAAGGAACGAATTCAGATACTTATCCTAAGAAGAGAAATATGTTGGTAA
- the LOC140854154 gene encoding uncharacterized protein isoform X2, whose protein sequence is MNTSQFMDKQILGLSGSQKGGGELLDLLKPQEEHPINGKKDEILPSYDFQPILTRGSSPPTASAHPLSKPFLGAVDSKMASSNLKNAGILEPYELAKASHEKEKSAYDAATVAEVDRTVKKYADNLLHALEGVSSRLTELESRAHQLESSVDGLKMMIGNNNGTTDGKLRQLENVLRE, encoded by the exons ATGAACACGTCGCAGTTCATGGACAAACAGATCCTGGGGTTGTCAGGATCGCAGAAAGGCGGCGGCGAGCTCTTGGATCTGCTGAAGCCCCAAGAGGAGCACCCGATCAACGGCAAGAAGGACGAGATCCTTCCCAGCTACGACTTTCAGCCCATCCTAACCCGAGGATCCTCGCCGCCCACCGCCTCCGCCCACCCCCTCTCTAAGCCCTTCTTGGGCGCCGTCGACTCCAAGATGGCCTCCTCCAATCTCAAA AATGCAGGTATTTTAGAGCCATATGAATTGGCAAAAGCTAGTCATGAGAAAGAGAAGAGTGCATATGATGCAGCTACAGTTGCTGAGGTTGACCGTACAGTGAAGAAATATGCTGATAATCTCCTACATGCTTTGGAAGGTGTTAGTTCAAGGCTGACAGAGCTGGAGAGTCGGGCTCACCAACTTGAAAGCTCCGTAGATGGATTGAAGATGATGATTGGGAACAATAATGGGACCACTGATGGAAAATTGAGGCAATTGGAGAATGTTCTTAGAGAG TGA